TTCTCCACACACAATAAGGATACAAACGAGTGTGTTGCACCCGAATCAAACAACACATGCACAACATTACCAAACAAAAGGCAAGTATCCAGAATCAAATTACCTGACTTCTCGGCCTCCTTCCCAGTCATGGCGAAAACTCGACCTGCTGCCTGCGGCTTCCCTCCATTACTAGGTTTCTGGTAAGTCCTAGTGAATGCTCTTTTTTGAGGACAGTCGCGCGAAAAATGTCCTGGCTTGTTGCAGTTGAAACAAGTTCTCAACTCTTTCTTATCAGCAGCAAACTTGGGGCAATTCCTCCTAAGGTGATCTCCTCCACACTCAAAACACTGCAATGCTCCTGGCCTGAACTGATGTGGTCGCTCATACGGCTTCTTCTGCTGTCGAACTTTTGAGAAACTACCCTTCTGGACCCTCATCATGCGCGCAGACTCATCCATCCTCTCAGCTATCAAGGCCTGCTCCACCAATTCTGGGAAACTATTGATTCTATGGTGAACCAATGGTTTCAATATCTGAGGACGAAAGCCTTGCTCAAACCGCCTACACTTCCATTCCTCGGGAAGATTCTGAGTGTAGAATCGAGCCAGATACTAAAATTTTTCTTTGTATTCCTGCACGGACATGCTTCCCTGCTGCAAGGACAAGAATTGTCTCTCCCGCTCCTGCTTTGCACTTACCGGAAAATATCTCTCCAAGAATCTAGTTCTGAATCCCACCCAAGTAGCACCCTCTTCCCGAGCTTCCATTTCTCTCCGCATTCCCCTCCACCAGTATTCAGCCTCTCCTGCTAGCACATAGGTGGCAAAAACTAGCTTCTGTCCCTCGGTGCACTCGATAGCATCAAAAATTTTCTCCAAGTTACTGATCCAGTCCTCTGCTTCATCAGGAGTTGCCTTGCCACTGAACTTGACAGGATTGTGGCGCAGGAAGTCATTCATGCCTACTCTCGGCCTTGGCGCTTGCTCCATTTGTTGTGCCTGTTGCGCCTGCTGACCTTGTAAAATCTGCCCAATCTGTCGCAAAGCCTGTGCGAGTTCTGCGGTAGTACCGACTGGAGTAGCAGATCGTGCCCGTCTTGACATCCTTGATATTCATAACATAATAGTTAAGCAGAAAACAATTTTTCACAAACATCAGAATCACACAACGAAATTAGTCGACCTCACTCCCAAATAACCccgaaatttatttatttatttttttctttttcgaaaacctggctctgataccaaaatGTAACACCCTTAAATGGGTATCacgattgaaagaaaaaaaattcacatttcAAATCGCAACAACAGTCTTTTTATGTATCATATATAGTCATTAAATAAAAGTCGCGGAAGCAAAATATACGC
The DNA window shown above is from Vigna radiata var. radiata cultivar VC1973A unplaced genomic scaffold, Vradiata_ver6 scaffold_638, whole genome shotgun sequence and carries:
- the LOC106755500 gene encoding uncharacterized protein LOC106755500 — protein: MSRRARSATPVGTTAELAQALRQIGQILQGQQAQQAQQMEQAPRPRVGMNDFLRHNPVKFSGKATPDEAEDWISNLEKIFDAIECTEGQKLVFATYVLAGEAEYWWRGMRREMEAREEGATWVGFRTRFLERYFPNLPEEWKCRRFEQGFRPQILKPLVHHRINSFPELVEQALIAERMDESARMMRVQKGSFSKVRQQKKPYERPHQFRPGALQCFECGGDHLRRNCPKFAADKKELRTCFNCNKPGHFSRDCPQKRAFTRTYQKPSNGGKPQAAGRVFAMTGKEAEKSGNLILDTCLLFGNVVHVLFDSGATHSFVSLLCVEKVGLRMLDLGCELVVSTPTSGQVSTSSVCVGCPIEVAGHKSRVNLVCLPLEGLDVILGMDWLSDNQVLIDSDVVVWCFKNQKVLSCQPQEKCCKTSGVEPHVL